The nucleotide sequence TACTTCCACGTAGTGAGTGTTAACCAAATGTATAGCAATATTACGACCGGATCAGGTGCGGGCTGTGGTGTGAAGACAGCTAACAATAATCAGGTTCCAGTGATACAACCATTGACAAATTATTCTATACCAAGTGGGACAGCTTTCATTCTTACTGGTAACGCAACAGATCCTGATGGGGATGCGTTAACTTACCTTTGGGAACAAACAGATGTCAGAGGTCTGACAACATCTGAAGCACCTATTTCTACACAAACATCTGGAGCAGTTTTTAGATCATATTCTCCTACAGTTTCTAGCTCTCGTCCGTTCCCAACAATGACTGCTATCTCTGCAGGTACATTGGCACCAACTTGGGAGGTTATTCCTACAGTTGCAAGAAATCTTAATTTCGCTCTTTTTGTGAATGATAACAAAGCAACAGGAAATCAAGCCGCTCGAGCTAATATGATTGTTACTGTGACCAATGTAGCACCTTTCAAAGTAACTTCTCAAACAGCAGCAGCTAATTATAACGGAGGTTCTACTCTTCCTGTCACTTGGGATTTTGAAGGAACTACTGCTACCCCAATTAATACAGAAAACGTACAGATTCTTTTGTCATCTGATAATGGTCTGACTTTCCCAACTGTATTGGCAGAAAGCGTTCCTAACAATGGAAGTGCGAACGTAGTACTTCCAAATGAGAATAATGGTAATGCTAGAATTATGGTTAAAGCTATTGGTAATATCTTTTTTGCGGTGAATGCTACAAGATTTAACATCAACAAAGATTTGGCAGTAAACGAATCTGCATTCAACAAAGGTTTTGCAATCTATCCAAACCCTGCAAAAGGTGAAATTAATATCTCTTTGAGCAAGGTTAACAAAGGCGCTAGTTATCAAATTGTAGATCTTTCTGGAAAACAAATTTCTAATGGATCTTTGGAAAATGAAAAAACTCAGGTTAATATTTCTAATTTGAAAACTGGAACTTACAGAGTAGTTATCTCTAACAATGGAGAAACAACAAGTAAAAATCTTATTGTTAAATAATTAACGATAAATACCAACAAAAAAACCAACTTCATTAGAAGTTGGTTTTTTGTTTTATAGGTAATAATCAAATATTAAAATCCATATTGCAATCCAATTTGGAAGCCGCTATTTCTTAGCTGTTTGTCACTATTTTTCCAACTTGTAGAACCGTTCTTTTTAATATCTGTAAAACCAATAATGTATCTAGCTCCAATTGCCATATTATTGAATTTGAAACCCAATCCAATCCCTCCACTGAGATCTAATTGGTTATAAGCATCTTTATCTTTCTCGATTATCGTTTTACTATCACTTTGGTATTTATTTTTGTTACCAATCAAAACGCCAAACTGAGGTCCACCTTCTACATAAAATTTTGGAATCAATTCAAACTGAAACATAATTGGCATTGATAAATAATTAAGATTCAGCGTGTGTGATGTATTACCATTCGTATATTTTACACCCATATTGTTGTAAATTAATTCTGGCTGAATACTAAATAAAGCATTAACCGGCGCATTCATATACAATCCTGCATAAAAACCAATTTTGGAATTGGTATCTCCCCAAGTATTTTCTTTACTTATCGTAGAAATATTAGCACCACCTTTCACTCCAAATGATTGTGAATAAGCCAAAGACATCACCGTTAATCCCAACATCGCAAATATTTTCTTCATATATATAATCGTTTATCAAGAACAAAAATATAAATTTGAAATAAAAAAAGACCGAATAAATCGGTCTTTGTTGCATTAAATATTTTTAATAAAATTAGAATTTGTAAGACAATCCAACTTGGAATGTATTATTTCTGTTCTTATTGTTATCATTGTTTGTAGAAGTTGTTCCGTTAGATCCGTCATTCTTCTTGTTGATATCTGTAAATCCAGCTACATATCTAGCATTGATACCAAAATTAGGAGTGAAGTTAAAACCTAAACCAAGACCAGCTCCCATATTAAAGCTGCTATAGTTGTCTTTTATGTCCTCAGATGAATTTGTATTTTGATTAGTTGTAGAACCATTGACTACCGTCGTATTGATATCTTTCGCTTTAGCACTTACTAAGAATCCAAACTCTGGACCTGCTTCTAGATAAAATTGTGGCGTTGCTTTAAACTGAAACATAATCGGAACTGTAATATAATCCAAATTTAGTTTTGCATCTTCTCTGTAGTCGATTGTATTTCCTAAAACTGTTCCAGTATATCT is from Epilithonimonas vandammei and encodes:
- a CDS encoding porin family protein, with protein sequence MKKLFLGLGLVAGTFAFAQTSPSFGLKAGLNISSISDDGYEDSKSKAGFYGGVFMNAPLSEQFSIQPEVLYSQLGSKVTRRYTGTVLGNTIDYREDAKLNLDYITVPIMFQFKATPQFYLEAGPEFGFLVSAKAKDINTTVVNGSTTNQNTNSSEDIKDNYSSFNMGAGLGLGFNFTPNFGINARYVAGFTDINKKNDGSNGTTSTNNDNNKNRNNTFQVGLSYKF
- a CDS encoding porin family protein, whose protein sequence is MKKIFAMLGLTVMSLAYSQSFGVKGGANISTISKENTWGDTNSKIGFYAGLYMNAPVNALFSIQPELIYNNMGVKYTNGNTSHTLNLNYLSMPIMFQFELIPKFYVEGGPQFGVLIGNKNKYQSDSKTIIEKDKDAYNQLDLSGGIGLGFKFNNMAIGARYIIGFTDIKKNGSTSWKNSDKQLRNSGFQIGLQYGF